In Notolabrus celidotus isolate fNotCel1 chromosome 22, fNotCel1.pri, whole genome shotgun sequence, one genomic interval encodes:
- the rps6ka5 gene encoding ribosomal protein S6 kinase alpha-5 isoform X1, whose product MPSPMEGSSREGDLFTVKHELKNANLTGHVERVGIENFELLKVLGTGAYGKVFLVRKVSGHDAGKLYAMKVLKKATIVQKAKTAEHTRTERQVLEHIRQSPFLVTLHYAFQTDTKLHLILDYVNGGELFTHLVQRVRFKEQEVALYSGEIVLALEHLHQLGIVYRDLKLENILLDSSGHIVLTDFGLSKEFDQMERAFSVCGTIEYMAPEIVEGGESGHDKAVDWWSLGVLMYELLTGGSPFTVDGDENSHTDIAKRISKKDPPFPKDMGPLAKDVIQRLLIKDPKKRLGSGPNGAENVKKHPFYQKISWEDLAAKKVPAPFKPVIRDELDVSNFADEFTEMDPTYSPAALPQNCDRIFQGYSFMAPSILFKRNVVMDDPVQLCGGSERPGSAAVARSAMMKDSPFYMNYEMDLRDSVLGEGSFSICRRCTHKKTGQKYAVKIVSKRMEAQTQREIAALKLCDGHPNIVKLHEIYHDQLHTYLVLELLGGGELLERIRRKQHFSETEASRIMRKLVSAVSHMHDVGVVHRDLKPENLLFTDESENSEIKIIDFGFARLKPPDNQLLKTPCFTLQYAAPEILKYDGYDESCDLWSLGVILYTMLSGQVPFQCQEKSLTHTSAEEIMKKIKHGDFSFAGEAWRNVSQQAKDLIQELLTVDPNKRIKMCGLRYNAWLQDDSQLSSNPLMTPDILGSSTASVHTYVKATFNAFNKCKREGFRLQTVDKAPLAKRRKMKKTSTSTDTRSSSSESTHSSSSSSQSQGKTSPGGDANPQPSNNTPVNTPIALETDSEHQPAHPAFDFSEGQ is encoded by the exons CCAACCTGACGGGCCACGTGGAGAGAGTGGGCATTGAAAACTTTGAGCTGTTGAAGGTGCTGGGCACAGGAG CATACGGCAAAGTGTTCCTGGTGAGGAAAGTGAGCGGTCATGATGCAGGGAAGCTGTATGCCATGAAGGTTTTGAAGAAGGCGACAATTGTGCAGAAGGCAAAGACTGCGGAACACACACGGACAGAGCGGCAAGTGCTGGAGCACATCCGGCAGTCTCCATTCCTTGTCACACTTCACTACGCCTTCCAGACGGATACCAAGCTGCACCTCATTCTGG ATTATGTAAATGGCGGGGAGCTTTTCACACATTTGGTGCAGAGGGTGCGATTTAAGGAGCAAGAAGTAGCCTTGTACAGTGGAGAGATTGTGTTGGCACTAGAGCATCTACACCAG CTTGGAATCGTCTATCGTGACCTGAAACTTGAGAATATTCTACTGGATTCAAGCGGTCATATCGTTCTCACAGACTTTGGCCTCAGTAAAGAATTTGATCAG ATGGAAAGAGCGTTCTCGGTCTGTGGCACCATCGAGTACATGGCTCCAGAaattgttgaaggaggagagtCCGGACATGATAAG GCGGTGGACTGGTGGAGCCTCGGCGTGTTGATGTACGAGCTTTTGACTGGCGGATCACCCTTCACCGTTGATGGGGATGAGAACTCGCACACAGACATTGCCAA GAGGATTTCTAAAAAGGATCCTCCTTTCCCCAAAGACATGGGACCACTGGCCAAAGACGTAATCCAGAGACTCCTCATCAAAGACCCAAAGAAGAGGCTGGGCTCGGGTCCTAATGGAGCAGAGAATGTGAAGAAACACCCGTTTTACCAG AAAATTAGCTGGGAGGACTTGGCAGCCAAGAAGGTTCCGGCCCCGTTCAAACCGGTGATCCGAGATGAGCTGGACGTCAGCAACTTTGCAGACGAGTTTACGGAGATGGACCCAACATactctcctgcagctctgcctcagaACTGTGACCGCATCTTCCAG GGCTACTCTTTCATGGCTCCCTCCATCCTCTTTAAGAGGAATGTGGTGATGGACGACCCCGTCCAGCTGTGTGGGGGCTCAGAGAGGCCGGGCTCTGCTGCAGTGGCCCGCAGCGCCATGATGAAG GACTCCCCCTTCTATATGAACTATGAGATGGACCTGAGGGACAGCGTGCTGGGAGAGGGCAGCTTCTCCATCTGCAGACGCTGCACACACAAGAAGACTGGACAGAAATACGCTGTCAAGATAGTCAGCAAGAG GATGGAGGCTCAAACTCAACGGGAAATAGCAGCCCTAAAGCTCTGCGACGGCCACCCTAACATCGTCAAGCTTCATGAAATTTATCACGACCAG CTCCACACGTACCTGGTCCTGGAGCTGCTGGGTGGAGGGGAGCTGCTGGAGAGGATACGCAGGAAGCAACATTTCAGTGAAACAGAAGCCAGCCGCATCATGAGAAAGCTGGTGTCGGCCGTCAGTCACATGCATGACGTAGGAGTGGTGCACAGGGACCTGAAACCAGAG AACCTGCTCTTCACAGACGAGAGTGAGAACTCCGAGATAAAAATCATAGACTTTGGCTTCGCTCGCCTCAAACCGCCAGACAATCAGCTCCTGAAGACTCCCTGCTTCACGCTGCAGTACGCAGCGCCAGAGATTCTCAAATATGACGGCTATGATGAGTCCTGTGACCTGTGGAGCCTGGGGGTCATTCTG TACACCATGCTGTCTGGCCAGGTGCCCTTTCAGTGCCAAGAGAAGAGCCTCACTCACACCAGTGCTGAGGAAATTATGAAGAAAATCAAGCACGGGGACTTCTCTTTTGCAGGAGAGGCCTGGAGAAACGTTTCCCAGCAGGCCAAGGACCTAATACAAG agctgctgacGGTGGACCCAAACAAGAGGATTAAGATGTGCGGCCTACGTTACAACGCCTGGCTGCAGGACGACAGCCAGCTGTCCTCCAACCCACTCATGACCCCGGATATCCTGGGCTCCTCCACTGCCTCCGTCCACACTTATGTCAAAGCTACCTTTAAT GCGTTTAACAAATGCAAGCGAGAAGGTTTCCGCCTGCAGACGGTGGACAAAGCGCCGCTAgccaagaggaggaagatgaagaagacgAGTACCAGCACAGACACCCGCAGCAGCTCCAGCGAGAGCACCCattcctcgtcctcctcctcccagtctCAGGGGAAGACATCCCCGGGGGGCGACGCCAACCCGCAGCCCTCCAACAACACGCCTGTCAACACACCCATCGCCCTGGAAACAGACTCTGAGCACCAACCAGCGCATCCAGCCTTTGACTTCTCAGAAGGACAGTGA
- the rps6ka5 gene encoding ribosomal protein S6 kinase alpha-5 isoform X2: MKVLKKATIVQKAKTAEHTRTERQVLEHIRQSPFLVTLHYAFQTDTKLHLILDYVNGGELFTHLVQRVRFKEQEVALYSGEIVLALEHLHQLGIVYRDLKLENILLDSSGHIVLTDFGLSKEFDQMERAFSVCGTIEYMAPEIVEGGESGHDKAVDWWSLGVLMYELLTGGSPFTVDGDENSHTDIAKRISKKDPPFPKDMGPLAKDVIQRLLIKDPKKRLGSGPNGAENVKKHPFYQKISWEDLAAKKVPAPFKPVIRDELDVSNFADEFTEMDPTYSPAALPQNCDRIFQGYSFMAPSILFKRNVVMDDPVQLCGGSERPGSAAVARSAMMKDSPFYMNYEMDLRDSVLGEGSFSICRRCTHKKTGQKYAVKIVSKRMEAQTQREIAALKLCDGHPNIVKLHEIYHDQLHTYLVLELLGGGELLERIRRKQHFSETEASRIMRKLVSAVSHMHDVGVVHRDLKPENLLFTDESENSEIKIIDFGFARLKPPDNQLLKTPCFTLQYAAPEILKYDGYDESCDLWSLGVILYTMLSGQVPFQCQEKSLTHTSAEEIMKKIKHGDFSFAGEAWRNVSQQAKDLIQELLTVDPNKRIKMCGLRYNAWLQDDSQLSSNPLMTPDILGSSTASVHTYVKATFNAFNKCKREGFRLQTVDKAPLAKRRKMKKTSTSTDTRSSSSESTHSSSSSSQSQGKTSPGGDANPQPSNNTPVNTPIALETDSEHQPAHPAFDFSEGQ; the protein is encoded by the exons ATGAAGGTTTTGAAGAAGGCGACAATTGTGCAGAAGGCAAAGACTGCGGAACACACACGGACAGAGCGGCAAGTGCTGGAGCACATCCGGCAGTCTCCATTCCTTGTCACACTTCACTACGCCTTCCAGACGGATACCAAGCTGCACCTCATTCTGG ATTATGTAAATGGCGGGGAGCTTTTCACACATTTGGTGCAGAGGGTGCGATTTAAGGAGCAAGAAGTAGCCTTGTACAGTGGAGAGATTGTGTTGGCACTAGAGCATCTACACCAG CTTGGAATCGTCTATCGTGACCTGAAACTTGAGAATATTCTACTGGATTCAAGCGGTCATATCGTTCTCACAGACTTTGGCCTCAGTAAAGAATTTGATCAG ATGGAAAGAGCGTTCTCGGTCTGTGGCACCATCGAGTACATGGCTCCAGAaattgttgaaggaggagagtCCGGACATGATAAG GCGGTGGACTGGTGGAGCCTCGGCGTGTTGATGTACGAGCTTTTGACTGGCGGATCACCCTTCACCGTTGATGGGGATGAGAACTCGCACACAGACATTGCCAA GAGGATTTCTAAAAAGGATCCTCCTTTCCCCAAAGACATGGGACCACTGGCCAAAGACGTAATCCAGAGACTCCTCATCAAAGACCCAAAGAAGAGGCTGGGCTCGGGTCCTAATGGAGCAGAGAATGTGAAGAAACACCCGTTTTACCAG AAAATTAGCTGGGAGGACTTGGCAGCCAAGAAGGTTCCGGCCCCGTTCAAACCGGTGATCCGAGATGAGCTGGACGTCAGCAACTTTGCAGACGAGTTTACGGAGATGGACCCAACATactctcctgcagctctgcctcagaACTGTGACCGCATCTTCCAG GGCTACTCTTTCATGGCTCCCTCCATCCTCTTTAAGAGGAATGTGGTGATGGACGACCCCGTCCAGCTGTGTGGGGGCTCAGAGAGGCCGGGCTCTGCTGCAGTGGCCCGCAGCGCCATGATGAAG GACTCCCCCTTCTATATGAACTATGAGATGGACCTGAGGGACAGCGTGCTGGGAGAGGGCAGCTTCTCCATCTGCAGACGCTGCACACACAAGAAGACTGGACAGAAATACGCTGTCAAGATAGTCAGCAAGAG GATGGAGGCTCAAACTCAACGGGAAATAGCAGCCCTAAAGCTCTGCGACGGCCACCCTAACATCGTCAAGCTTCATGAAATTTATCACGACCAG CTCCACACGTACCTGGTCCTGGAGCTGCTGGGTGGAGGGGAGCTGCTGGAGAGGATACGCAGGAAGCAACATTTCAGTGAAACAGAAGCCAGCCGCATCATGAGAAAGCTGGTGTCGGCCGTCAGTCACATGCATGACGTAGGAGTGGTGCACAGGGACCTGAAACCAGAG AACCTGCTCTTCACAGACGAGAGTGAGAACTCCGAGATAAAAATCATAGACTTTGGCTTCGCTCGCCTCAAACCGCCAGACAATCAGCTCCTGAAGACTCCCTGCTTCACGCTGCAGTACGCAGCGCCAGAGATTCTCAAATATGACGGCTATGATGAGTCCTGTGACCTGTGGAGCCTGGGGGTCATTCTG TACACCATGCTGTCTGGCCAGGTGCCCTTTCAGTGCCAAGAGAAGAGCCTCACTCACACCAGTGCTGAGGAAATTATGAAGAAAATCAAGCACGGGGACTTCTCTTTTGCAGGAGAGGCCTGGAGAAACGTTTCCCAGCAGGCCAAGGACCTAATACAAG agctgctgacGGTGGACCCAAACAAGAGGATTAAGATGTGCGGCCTACGTTACAACGCCTGGCTGCAGGACGACAGCCAGCTGTCCTCCAACCCACTCATGACCCCGGATATCCTGGGCTCCTCCACTGCCTCCGTCCACACTTATGTCAAAGCTACCTTTAAT GCGTTTAACAAATGCAAGCGAGAAGGTTTCCGCCTGCAGACGGTGGACAAAGCGCCGCTAgccaagaggaggaagatgaagaagacgAGTACCAGCACAGACACCCGCAGCAGCTCCAGCGAGAGCACCCattcctcgtcctcctcctcccagtctCAGGGGAAGACATCCCCGGGGGGCGACGCCAACCCGCAGCCCTCCAACAACACGCCTGTCAACACACCCATCGCCCTGGAAACAGACTCTGAGCACCAACCAGCGCATCCAGCCTTTGACTTCTCAGAAGGACAGTGA